TCGGAGGCAGTGCTGTGGGGGGCTCAGCGGCGCCTGAGCATCTCGCGGACAAAGCGGTTGTCGGGAAACCGTTCCGCCATCTCTTTCAGCAGCGCCCCGGCTTCGGCCGTCCGTCCGGCGGCCGTCAGACCCGAATACAGATTCAAGTATCCCTCGGCCTGGTGCGGCGCCAGCTCGACGGCCCTGCGGGCAAAGGCGATGGCCGACTCGATGTCGTTGCCGTTGCCGGCGATGTAGGCCAGTTGAACAGCGGCCGCGGCGCGCTGGCTGTTGAGTTTGTCGCGGCTGTTGCGGAAGTCGTGGCGAAACGCCTCGTGGTCCATTTCGATCGGGGGGCCCTCCGCCTCGAGCGCGCGGCGGGCGAAACGGCTGGCGGGCGCGAGTGCGCCCCGGTTCAAAAGCAGCTCCGCCCCCATCTGCAGCAGGTAGATGTCGTCCCGGGCGCGCTGCGCGGCGCGGGCGATTTCCCCCGCCAGCGAGTCATCGGACACGGCCGTGTCGGCGGCGAGGGCGCGCACCAGAACGAGGTTGGGACCGGCGGCATAGGGGGCGCGGGCGAGCGCCTGCCGGGCCATACCGATCGCGCCGCGGAGATCGCCGCGCGCCATGGCCACGTGCGCCAGGCTCGTCCAGCCGGGAGCGTACCACGGGTTGAAACGCACCTCCCGCTGGAAGTACACCTCGGCGGAGTCCGCCTGCTCGAGGGCCAGGAGCACGGACCCGATGTTGGTGTTGACGCCGGGGTAGACCGAGTCGACAGCCGCCGCCATCTGGTAGTGCCGCCAGGCCTGGACATAATTCCCCTTCTGATACTCATACCCGCCCGCCTCGACCAGCGGGTGGATGGAGTAGCCGGTGACCGGCGGCCCGGGCAGGGCGAACGAAACCAGGGCCGCGAGGATGCCGCCTCCGAGAGCGGCGCCGCAGCGGAGACGGCTCTCGCGCCAGAGGTCGGGCAGTCGGGCGAGGGCGAACCCGGCCAGCGCGAAGTACACCGGTTCCAGCGGCAGGCGGAACCGGGTCGCGTAGAAGAAGACCGCGCCGCTGAGGATCGACAGGGCGACAAACAGGAGTATCCAGCGCAGCGGCCGCGACGCAAGCGCGCCGGCGGCGAGGCCGGCCACGGCCAGACCGAAGACGAGCGCGAAGCGGACCGGGTTGAGACGGAGGACGGCGATCCGACTGATGAACGGTTCGAGGTCGCGATTATTGGAGACCGGAGCGTTGCTGAAGAAGAGGAAGAATTTCCGCGCGTAGAGGCGGAGGAAGGCGCCCGGGTTGTCTTTCATCCAGGCCAGTGCCCGATCGGTCCAGTAGGCGGACACCTCGCCCGGAGTGAGGTCGCGGCCGAGGTCGCTTTCGGCGATATACTCGGTCTGTTCGAGCCGCCAGTAGGGACCCATGGGCGGCGGCAGCACCGCCGCCGCACCGTCGGCCTCGGGGTTGTTCCCGATGTAGAGGTTGATGCCGCCCGAGGTGGCGATGAGAGCGGGATCATCGGCCTTGAGGTAGTTCCGGAGCGTGATCGGGCCGATGACGAGGAGCAAACCGAGGGCGAGCGCCCCGAGGTGGGGGACCGGGGCGGCGATGCGGCGCCACCGGACCGCCAGCACGAGAACCGCCACCGGAACCATCACGAGGGCGTTGGGCCGGGTGATGGCGGCGAGGCCGAGGAGGACGGCGAACGTGAGGGCATCGCGGACGGCGCGCGAGTCATACCAGGTCACGAAGCCGTGCAACGCCGCCAGCAGGAGAAGGGTGTAGAGCGGATCGACCAGCAGTTCCGGCTCGAAATAGACGGCCATCATACAGAGAGCATGAACCAGGCCGGCGAAAAAGCCGGCTTTCGCGCCGAAGAGCCGGCGCGCCAGCAGACTGGTGAGAGCGACCGAGGCCAGGCCGATCGCCAGGCCGAAGAGCCGCCCGATCCAGAGAGAGTCGCCCAAGACCGCATACAGGAGGGCGAGGCAGAACACATAGAAGGGGGCGCGGAAATAGGTGGTGTCGCCGAAGACATCGCCGGCGGCAATATCCTGCGCCCAGTGGTGATGGTAGTTGGCGTCGACCGTGAGCTGCGACCAGTCGCCGGTGGCGTGGTACTGGAAGAGATAGACCACGCGCACCAGGAGGGCGACAGCGAGGACGACGAGAAGCCCCCAGCGGTCGAAAAATCCTCGCGACCGATCAACCATGCCGCAATATAGGCCGGTTGTTAAAGGAACGCATGCATCAAATTCGGCGCGGCCCGGACCGCCCCTGCGGCCGGGGCCGCAGGCGGCGGCCGCCGGCTCTATTCACCGGCCGCTGGCCCGCCGGAAAGCCAGGGGCGGAAAAGGGGGTGGCTGGTGACGACCCCGAACGCCGGCAAGAGGCGGGAGGCGACCAGTTCCCGGTTCCACAGGAAGACGCCGAACGCGAGTGCCTGGAGAAAGTACTGGTTGAGGCCGAGGCCATGGGCGATCCCGCCGGCGTCCCCCCCGTACAAGAAGGGCCCGACCGCAATATTCAGCGGATCGGCCAGCAGAAAAATGAGAGTCGCCCAGTAGGCGAGGGAACGCCCGGCCAGCGGCGCGATTCGGGCGAATACGCTCCGCCCGGTCAGCAGCAGGTAGCCCAGTAGCACGGTCACGAGGTTGGGCAGGCCGGCGATGAGCGCCCAGTGAATTCCCGCGCGCAATTCGACCGCGGTCCGGTAAATCACTTCAAAGCCATACCAGTGCACACGAAACGATCCGTATTCGCCAAACAGCGCCGCCGTGGCCGCATGGAGGCTTTCGTGGACGAAGGCGAGCAGGGCAACGGCAATCACGAGACCGATGAGATTCACCGTGAGACCTCCTCCAGCGAGTAGTTGTCGTTTAAAAAGTCCGCTCAATGATCATGTACGCGGATGAAGCCGAGATGTTCAAATGGGGGAGGCAATCGGCGGTAATTGGGGCGGAGGACAGGGGGAAGGTTGACGAGGCGATCCCGTCATCGCCGGCAGTGATGCCGGGCCGGCCGCCCCTGTTCACTCTTCCAGCGTGTACCGGGTGATTCGGTCGAGGCGGAACGTGCGGTCGGCTCTGGCTTTCTCGCACCAGCCCTCGATGTAGTAAGCGTTGCGCAGCCTGTGAATGCGGCGCGGCTGAATCGTGCGGCGCTGCGGCGCATTCGGCCGCGCTTCGTAAACGATCGTGATCCGCTGATTGAGGCGGACCGCCCGGTCAAGAGCGGCGAACTCCTCGGGGAGGCGGATGCTGTCGTCGTGCCACTCAGCCATGCGATAGGCCGCGAGGTTTCTTCCCCAGTCTTCCTTCTTGCCGATCCCCTCGAGACCGGGCGCCGCCAGACGGAACAACGCGGCAACCAGAAGGGCATCGGCCAGCGCCCGGTGCTCCTGAACCTGCGCAAAGCGAAACCGGCGGGCGAGCGCCTCGAGTGAGTAGGAGGGAAGGCCCGGGACCGTGCGGTGGAGGATGTCGACCGTGTCGACAATGATATTCTCCGGGTAACTGATCCCGGCGCGGCTGAACTCCATGCCGAGAAAGGAGATGTCGAACGGGGCGTTGTGGGCGATCAGGACCGTGTCGCTCCCGCAGAATTCCTTGAATTGCTTGAGGATATCGGCCGCCAGGGGCGCCTCGGCGACCATCTGATCAGTGATCCCGTGCACCCGGATGACATCGAGCGGCATAGTCCGCTCGGGATTGATGAGCGACTCGAAGGACCGGCCCCCCTCGACCTCGAGCTCGAACCTCACCGCCCCGATCTCGACGACCCGGTTGACCGGGGCCCAGAGACCGGTGGTTTCGGTATCGAACGCGACAAACACCTGGCGGCGCAGGTATTCATTCAGGTCTGACTTGTCGAACATCCGGTCCCTTTCACCTGGAGGTCGCTCCCGCAGTATAGACCATGCGAATCAGGTTGACAATGCCGTTTCTGCATCTATCTTGGAGGCGCCAGAGGCGGAATTCACTCCCTGGCGGCGAGAGTATGAGCTACCAGACGGCAAACATCACGCTGCGGACTCCCGATCCGCGCCCGGTCACGACCATCATGACCCGGTACCAGCCGACCTCCGCCTCGGGTCTCCCCGACACCTGAGCGGACAATTCACGCACAATTGAGGATCGAGTCGCCGATCCGCCGAAGCGGCGGGCGTGGCGTGAGTCAATCAGTTCGCCTCCGCATGGGCGCCGGTCTGGAGCGCCCGGCGGGGAAGCGAATGTGTCGGGACCGCGGGAGTCCCGGCCTGCAGAAGATGAGACCGCGAATCAATGATGTTTGGGAAGCAGAGGTTTCGATATGCCGATTGTGTTGAATGGGTCCGGGTTGACCATTGAGAAGCTGGTGCGGATCGCCCGGCACAATGAAGCGGTGGAACTGGCGCCGGAGGCGCTCGAGCGCATCAAGGCCTGCCGGGCAATGCTGGAGCGCAAGATCGAGGCGCGCGAGATCATGTACGGCATCAACACGGGAATCGGGGAGTTTTCGGAAGTTGTGCTGTCCGACGACCAGGTGCAGGATTTTCAGAAGTACCTGATTTACAACCATGCCGCAGGGATCGGGGAACCGATGGGGCTGGAGGCGGTGCGCGGGGCGATGGCGTCGCGGGTCAATGTCCACGCCCACGGCAACTCGGGCTGCCGGCCGGAAATCACCCAGACCCTCGTGGCCATGCTCAACCGGGGAGTCACCCCCTATGTCTGTCTCAAGGGATCGGTCGGGGCGTGCGGCGATCTCGCGCCGATGGCGCAGATCGCCCTGCTCATGATGGGAGAAGGGAAAGCCTACTACCGCGGCGAACTGCTTCCGGGGCGGACGGCGCTGGAGCGGGCGGGGATCCCGATCCCGGGGCTGAAAGCGCGCGACGGGCTGGCGACGATCAACGGGTCGAACGTGATGACGGCCAAGGCGGCGCTGTTTCTGCACGACGCCAACCGGTGGCTGAAGCAGGCGGAGATCGCCTGCGCGATGTCGCTGGAGGCGCTGCGGGCGAACATGAAGCCGTACACGCCCAAGCTGCACGAGATCCGCGGATTCGCGGGCGCCGTGCGGTCGGCGAAAGCGATTCGCAAAGTGGTGGAAGGGGGCGACCTGGCCGAGGGACGGGTTCCCTGCAAGGTGCAGGACGCCTACTCGATGCGGTCGACGCCGCAGGTGATCGGCGCGGCTCACGACGCCCTCGCCTACGCCCGCGCACAGGTCGAGATCGAACTCAACGGGGTCGGCGACAACCCCATTTTCTGGCCGGAGGAGAATCTCCAGCTCTCGGGCGCAAATTTCCAGGGGACGCCCGTTTCGGTGCCCATGGACATGGCCGGATACTGCATCACCATGGTGTCGGTCCTCTCGGAGCGCCGGATGAACCGTCTGAACAACCCGGCCCTGTCGGTCGGACTGCCCCCCTTCCTCACCAAAGGGGCGGGGATGTTCTCCGGGCTGATGCTCTCCCAGTACACGGCCGACAGCCTGATTGTCGAGCAGCGAATACTCTCGATGCCGGCGTCGGTGCAGTCGATCCCGGCCGCCGCCGATCAGGAGGATTTCGTCTCGATGGGGATGAACACCGCGATCAAGAACGACCAGATCCTGGAGAACGCCTACGGGGTGCTGGGGATCGAGTTCATGGCGGCGGCCCAGGCGCTCGATTTCCGCGACTACAAGTTCGGCGTCGGCACCCGGACCGTGCATGACATCGTACGCCGCCACGTCGCGTTCCTCGACATCGACCGGCCGCTCTACCCGGACCACACGGCGATGCGGGAGGTGGTCCGGTCGTGCGAGATTCTGGACGGTGTGGAGGCCGCGGTCGGAAGTCTCGGATAGCGGCGCCGCCGGGACGGGCTTATGCCTCACCGGGCGCGGCAGGCTCAGGCCGGGCCTGCCGCGCGCGGGGGTGAGGCCCTTGCGGCAACCGCCGCTAGTGGCTCTCGTGGAAAGCGCGGATTTGGTCGAGGGTGAACTTGTTCAGCTCAATCGCCCGCGCCTTGGACCGGTGTGAAGCCGGCACCATTTTCAGCGCCTCCGCTTTGCCGGCCGCCTGCACCCGGGCGTAACCGGTGTGGTCGCCCGCCATGCACCCCCAGTCGAATTGCTGCAGCACCGCAGCGCCTTCGGCGGCCACGCTGTCGAGCGCCGCGAGACAACCCTCCTGGGTGTGCGGAGAAATCACGAGATACCACGTTTTCCCCTCGGCAGCGGCCGGCGCCGCCGCCGGGGCGGCCGATGCCCCCTCGTCTTTGCTCATGACGCCCGGGGCCGCCGCCAATGACACCAGCGCGGCGCCGAGGGTGAGTGCTGCAAACCTCCGGGTGAACATGACGTCCTCCTTGGTTAGGGTTCTCATACGAATGACAACCGATGTCGGGCAGTTTTGCCGATGAATCCGCCTGGCGCATCGCCATCCTGTCTTGCGCCCATACTCGCTCCCGGGCCGGCCTGGACAGCGGCCCATATCTCCGCATGCAAAAGACACTGACGGTGTGAGTGCGCCGGACGCAGGACGGTTGACCGTGCCGGCGATACTGGATAGAATTAGTCTCTGTTGGCGGATTTTGTCAAGCGATATTTTGGGGGGCTCCCCCGGCGGGGTGGCCCGGTGCGGGCGCCGCCGGAGTCGGCCCGCCGACTGCCGTCCGTTCGGAGGGCGCCCCTCGCTGTGCCGCAAGAGGTTGCGGTGGCTCCGGCGCACCCTCCCCGTAGGTCTCCGTCAGCAGCGGTTAAACATTGCGGAGGTCTGCGGCCAATGTCAAATTGAGGGGGTGAACCAGTGAATGACGTGGATTGGGAGACGGAGCAGACTATGGCGAACCGATGCGCATGGGTGTTCGGCGCGGCGTTGGCGGCGGCGGTGACGGCTGCCGGGTGCGGGGGAGGCGGGACCCTGGCTATCGTGGCCGACCGCAGCGACGGCTTGGCGGCCGATGGCGCGGCGCGGGACTGGGATGCGCTCAGCGCGCGGTACATCGAAGCCGACCGCGTCGTCGTGGGGGCGGCCACCGACGGCGAACGCCTGTTCGTGCTGCTGCGGTTCCGCGACCCCCAGTACGCGGCCCAGATCAGGAGCGAGGGGCTGACGCTCGCGCTGGATCCGACGGGGGGGTTCGGCGAGCGGTTCGTGCTTCACTATCGGGGAATGCCGGCGGGCACCGACGGCGTGCCGGCGGCGTTGCAGGCCGAGCTTCGCCGCCTGCGGTCAGCGGCGCCCGGCGACACGCTCCGGGCGGAAGAACTTCGGATTGCCATCCGCGATGAAATTGAGACCAAACCGATTCCGGCCACCGGGGAGGAGGGACCATCGGCCGCCGCCGGTTTCGACCAGGGTTTCTTCGTCTACGAGTTCCAGGTGCCGCTGGGGAAGTCGGCCGTTCGGCAGTACCGGGTGCCCGCGGCGCCGGATGCGGAAGTCGGGGTGGTGCTGGAGTGGGGCGGGCGGGCTGAGGCGGATCTGCTGAACGAAATTGCGGGCGGCGGGCTCATGGTGGACGGTCCGCTGTTTCCGACCGCCGACGAGCCGCCGCGCCGCGACGGGGCGGAGGATCCGGGCAAATCGCGTCTCGGCCGGCATGAGATTCGATTGCGGGTCAGCCTGGGCGGGCGCTAAAGCCCGCGCCGCTGCGCCTCCGGGAGGGTCGCCTGCTCGGCGGCCTGCAGGTAGTAGTGCAGCCGCCTCTGCAGACGCCGGAGAACATCGGGGTACTGCTCGTTCACCATGGCCTCTTCCTGTCCGAGAAAGTCGGGGTCGAACAGGCCGGGCTTGCCGCCGAGGTGTTCCAGCAGAAAGAAGTCGGGGACGAGATACCCTATCCGATACGAGCTGTTGAATATGGCGAAGCCGGAGTCGGCGGGGGGGACTCGGAGGATGTCCCGTCCCCAGCTCTCGTGCGTGTAGTCCCCTCCGAGGAGTCCCATGAGGGTGGGGAGCAGGTCGCACTGCCCCGAGTAGGTGGCGATCGTGCGCCCCGAGTCGCCCAGCAGCGCCGGGCCGTAGATGAGCAGGGGAATGTGGAGGTTCACGGGGCTCAGGGAGTTGCTCGCCACGCCCCAGAGAGCATGGTCGGCGGTGAAGACGAAGATGGTGCTGTCGAAGACCGGCCGGTCGGCCGCCTCTGCCATGAACCGGCCGATCGCCCAGTCGGCATAGATCTGCGCATTGTAGATCCGCGAGAGCCGGTCGTCCCCCTGATAGCGGCGCACGGAGGAGTCGGGCAATTCAAACGGACTGTGATTGGAGAGCGTCAGGATGGTCAGTTGAAACGGCCGGGGGAGGGTGTCGGCCAGCTCGAGCGCGCTGCGGAGCAGGAGGTGGTCCGGAATCCCCCACTTGGAGAACGACCGCTCCCGCCCAAGATCCTCCTCGCCGAGGATGCGGTCGTACGCTTTCGTCCGCAGAAATCCCCCCATGTTGTCGAAGACAAGGTCGCCGCCGTAAATGAAGGCATTGACGTAGCCGCGGCGGCGGAGAATCTCCGACAGCATCACGAAGGGGTGGCGCGCTTCATAGCGCTTGAGGATTGACCGGCCGGGGACCGAAGGAAAGGAACCGATGGCGCCGGCGATGCCGTACGAGGTCCGCGTGCCGGTCGCGAAGAAATTCGAAAAGAGGATCCCCCGGCGGGCAAGCGAATCGAAACAGGGCGTGAGGTTCTCCGGGGAGCCGAGCACGCCGGTATTGCGGCCGGAGAAACTCTCCATGAGGACAAGGACGATGTTGGGCCGGAAGCCGAATTTCGGTTCCGGCTGATGCGTGGTCCGCCGGAGCGACCGGCCCGGCTCCAGCCAGGTGTCGCCGGGCAGGTCGAGCATGGCCCGGACGGTGTCGATGGCCTCGGAGAACTCGGTGAACTCCCAGCGGTCGGGCGGCCGGAGGGCGGAGAGCCGGCCGTCGTGCTCGGTCGCGGTGCGCCCGAGGGTGTACACGCCGTTGAGGGCGAGCTGGTTGATGAAGTGATTGTGGCTGAAGTAGGCCACTCCCCAGTCGATGGGGGCGAGATCCACCCGGCCGCGAATACCCAGCGCCGCCAGCAGCACGAGCAGCACCGTGTAGCCGGTGGCGACCGGCCAGCGGCGCACCAGCGGGAGCGGCCGGACCAGCCGCCGGACGACGAGCAGGCCGAGCGTGAGCAGCCCGGCCAGGGCGACCCACACCCCGGTCAGCGACCAGAACGAGGAATCGAACAAGACAAGGTTCCAGGCCGTTCGCCCCTCGGTGAGGTAGTCGATGACGTGGAAATTCAGGTGGTTATCGAATTCCTCGAAGAAGCGGATGTCGCCGAGCAGGAGGAGGAAGAGGACGCTGCAGACGGCCACCAGGTAAATGATGGCGAGGCCGAGGCGCGGGCGGCGCATGAGAAAGGGGAGTCCTGCCACCAGCGGCAGGAGAACGGCAGCAATGACCACCGTGTCAAAGCGCAGGCCGACGGCGAAAGCGAGGAGGAGGGGACCGAGGCCGGCGGCGCGCACCTCGTGCGGGAAATGCAGAAGGAAGACCAGGCGCGCGGCCGCGAACACGATCAGACCGACCAGGTAGGCGCCGAAAAGAAACGCCACGGCCCGGGGCGGCGCGAGCGGGGAACGCGGGGTGTCGGTCGGGCTATCGGCCATGACGCAATTAACGGCGCACGGGCGTCATGTCAAGCCGCCGCGCGGCCGGCCCCGGCAAAGAGGCGACTACTCGTCCTCAAGAACGACCGCGGTTCCATAGGCGACGATCTCGGCGGCGCCGGCCATTATCTCGGCCGTGGCAAAGCGGGCGGCGACGATGCCGTTGGCGCCCAGGCCGCGGGCTTCCTCAATCATCCGGTCCAGCGCCTGTTCCCGGGCCTCCGCGATCAGCTTCGTGTAGTTGTTGACTTCGCCGCCGATGATGTTGCGAAAGAGGGCGGCGATGTCGTGGCCGAGGTGGCGGGCGCGGATCGTGTTCCCCCGCACCAGCCCGAGCGTCTTGGCAATGCGCTTGTGCGCAATGAACTCCGAGGTAGTAACTATCACCTGAGGACCCTCCGATACCGGTCGCGCGTGAACGCGAAATAGCGCTCCCGTCCGTACGACACCAGCAGGATGACGACGCCGGCCGCGCCGACGGAGACGCCCACCTTGACCCACAGCGGGATCAGGGGATCATAATACATCCCCCGGAAGGCTTCGTAAAGGCCAAAGCCCAGGAGAACGATGGCACCGAGCGAGAGGAATATCCACCCCGCCCCGCGCTCGAGTTTGCGGTAGAGCGATTCCCAATACTGCTCCCAGACCTGCGGCGGCAGGTCGGCATACTGAGCCATACCGGTCACCTCTTTGAGTTTGCGGAATTCCTCCAGCTCGGCCCGAAGATCGGGGTCTTCGGCAAGGGCTGCCTCGACCGCTGTCCGCTCCTCATCGGACAGCTCGCCGTCGAGATAGCCGACCAGGAGCTCTCGGATCTCGTTACGCATGGCAGTGCCTCATTTCGGTGGCGAGTTTCTTTCGGGCGTAGTACAACCGCGACATGACCGTGCCGCGCGGGATTCCCAGCAGCTCCGCGATCTCGTCGTACGACATGTTGCGGAAGTGCTGGAGGACGATGATCTCGCGGTCGTTGTAGGGCAGCCGCATGAGCGCCGCGCGCAGTTGCCCCACCAGCGCCTTGCGGGCGTACTCCTGTTCGGGCGTGCTCTCGGTGGTGAGCAGGTAGGAGACGTCGTCCAGGTCAACCGAGCGACGGTTCTGCAGCGCGCGGCGCCGCAGCCAGGATCGGGACAGGTTGGCGACAATGGCGTAAAACCACGGCGCGAACGGCCGAGTCCGGTCGAAACGGTCGAGCGACCGGTAGGCCCGCAGAAAGGCCTCCTGCGAAATGTCGTAGGCGTCATCCTTGTTGCCGACCAACCCCAGCGCCCAGAGGTAGGCCTGCTTTTTGTGCCGCTCCACGAGCTGCCCGAAAGCTTTCTTATCTCCGGCGACACATGCCGAAATCAGGGTAGTGTCCGTACGCATGGCGACCATGTCTCGTTTCAACCGTGCGATTGTTCCTTCCAGATCATTACGAACTGGGGGGCGGGAATATTCGAAAATCGCGCCGCAAAGGAGCGACCGGCGCGCGGGGGGGCCGATAGGCCCCGGGGAAGCTCGCGGTAACGTGCGGTAACGCAATGGGTTGGCCGGCCGAACAAGAAAACGGGGCGAAACCGCCCCGTGAGACAACGGATTGGCTGACGCGCCCTATTCCTCGGCCCCGTCACCCGCGACCGCCATGATCTCCACCAGCTTCAGATCAAACAGAAGGGTCTTGCCGGCGAGGTGGTGATTGGCATCGACCGTAACATTGCTGTCCCGATCGATGGCGGTGATGACGAGAGTCACCGGCTGGCCGTCGGGCGTCTGCATCTGGAGCTGCATCCCGAGCTCCGGCTGGATGT
This genomic window from Candidatus Zixiibacteriota bacterium contains:
- a CDS encoding aromatic amino acid lyase, with the protein product MPIVLNGSGLTIEKLVRIARHNEAVELAPEALERIKACRAMLERKIEAREIMYGINTGIGEFSEVVLSDDQVQDFQKYLIYNHAAGIGEPMGLEAVRGAMASRVNVHAHGNSGCRPEITQTLVAMLNRGVTPYVCLKGSVGACGDLAPMAQIALLMMGEGKAYYRGELLPGRTALERAGIPIPGLKARDGLATINGSNVMTAKAALFLHDANRWLKQAEIACAMSLEALRANMKPYTPKLHEIRGFAGAVRSAKAIRKVVEGGDLAEGRVPCKVQDAYSMRSTPQVIGAAHDALAYARAQVEIELNGVGDNPIFWPEENLQLSGANFQGTPVSVPMDMAGYCITMVSVLSERRMNRLNNPALSVGLPPFLTKGAGMFSGLMLSQYTADSLIVEQRILSMPASVQSIPAAADQEDFVSMGMNTAIKNDQILENAYGVLGIEFMAAAQALDFRDYKFGVGTRTVHDIVRRHVAFLDIDRPLYPDHTAMREVVRSCEILDGVEAAVGSLG
- a CDS encoding WYL domain-containing protein, which gives rise to MFDKSDLNEYLRRQVFVAFDTETTGLWAPVNRVVEIGAVRFELEVEGGRSFESLINPERTMPLDVIRVHGITDQMVAEAPLAADILKQFKEFCGSDTVLIAHNAPFDISFLGMEFSRAGISYPENIIVDTVDILHRTVPGLPSYSLEALARRFRFAQVQEHRALADALLVAALFRLAAPGLEGIGKKEDWGRNLAAYRMAEWHDDSIRLPEEFAALDRAVRLNQRITIVYEARPNAPQRRTIQPRRIHRLRNAYYIEGWCEKARADRTFRLDRITRYTLEE
- a CDS encoding YbjQ family protein, which translates into the protein MIVTTSEFIAHKRIAKTLGLVRGNTIRARHLGHDIAALFRNIIGGEVNNYTKLIAEAREQALDRMIEEARGLGANGIVAARFATAEIMAGAAEIVAYGTAVVLEDE
- a CDS encoding sulfatase-like hydrolase/transferase yields the protein MADSPTDTPRSPLAPPRAVAFLFGAYLVGLIVFAAARLVFLLHFPHEVRAAGLGPLLLAFAVGLRFDTVVIAAVLLPLVAGLPFLMRRPRLGLAIIYLVAVCSVLFLLLLGDIRFFEEFDNHLNFHVIDYLTEGRTAWNLVLFDSSFWSLTGVWVALAGLLTLGLLVVRRLVRPLPLVRRWPVATGYTVLLVLLAALGIRGRVDLAPIDWGVAYFSHNHFINQLALNGVYTLGRTATEHDGRLSALRPPDRWEFTEFSEAIDTVRAMLDLPGDTWLEPGRSLRRTTHQPEPKFGFRPNIVLVLMESFSGRNTGVLGSPENLTPCFDSLARRGILFSNFFATGTRTSYGIAGAIGSFPSVPGRSILKRYEARHPFVMLSEILRRRGYVNAFIYGGDLVFDNMGGFLRTKAYDRILGEEDLGRERSFSKWGIPDHLLLRSALELADTLPRPFQLTILTLSNHSPFELPDSSVRRYQGDDRLSRIYNAQIYADWAIGRFMAEAADRPVFDSTIFVFTADHALWGVASNSLSPVNLHIPLLIYGPALLGDSGRTIATYSGQCDLLPTLMGLLGGDYTHESWGRDILRVPPADSGFAIFNSSYRIGYLVPDFFLLEHLGGKPGLFDPDFLGQEEAMVNEQYPDVLRRLQRRLHYYLQAAEQATLPEAQRRGL
- a CDS encoding RNA polymerase sigma factor; amino-acid sequence: MRTDTTLISACVAGDKKAFGQLVERHKKQAYLWALGLVGNKDDAYDISQEAFLRAYRSLDRFDRTRPFAPWFYAIVANLSRSWLRRRALQNRRSVDLDDVSYLLTTESTPEQEYARKALVGQLRAALMRLPYNDREIIVLQHFRNMSYDEIAELLGIPRGTVMSRLYYARKKLATEMRHCHA
- a CDS encoding glycosyltransferase family 39 protein is translated as MVDRSRGFFDRWGLLVVLAVALLVRVVYLFQYHATGDWSQLTVDANYHHHWAQDIAAGDVFGDTTYFRAPFYVFCLALLYAVLGDSLWIGRLFGLAIGLASVALTSLLARRLFGAKAGFFAGLVHALCMMAVYFEPELLVDPLYTLLLLAALHGFVTWYDSRAVRDALTFAVLLGLAAITRPNALVMVPVAVLVLAVRWRRIAAPVPHLGALALGLLLVIGPITLRNYLKADDPALIATSGGINLYIGNNPEADGAAAVLPPPMGPYWRLEQTEYIAESDLGRDLTPGEVSAYWTDRALAWMKDNPGAFLRLYARKFFLFFSNAPVSNNRDLEPFISRIAVLRLNPVRFALVFGLAVAGLAAGALASRPLRWILLFVALSILSGAVFFYATRFRLPLEPVYFALAGFALARLPDLWRESRLRCGAALGGGILAALVSFALPGPPVTGYSIHPLVEAGGYEYQKGNYVQAWRHYQMAAAVDSVYPGVNTNIGSVLLALEQADSAEVYFQREVRFNPWYAPGWTSLAHVAMARGDLRGAIGMARQALARAPYAAGPNLVLVRALAADTAVSDDSLAGEIARAAQRARDDIYLLQMGAELLLNRGALAPASRFARRALEAEGPPIEMDHEAFRHDFRNSRDKLNSQRAAAAVQLAYIAGNGNDIESAIAFARRAVELAPHQAEGYLNLYSGLTAAGRTAEAGALLKEMAERFPDNRFVREMLRRR
- a CDS encoding zf-HC2 domain-containing protein; translation: MRNEIRELLVGYLDGELSDEERTAVEAALAEDPDLRAELEEFRKLKEVTGMAQYADLPPQVWEQYWESLYRKLERGAGWIFLSLGAIVLLGFGLYEAFRGMYYDPLIPLWVKVGVSVGAAGVVILLVSYGRERYFAFTRDRYRRVLR